From Thermomonas sp. XSG, one genomic window encodes:
- a CDS encoding helix-turn-helix transcriptional regulator, whose translation MAGRTTEHPVFARRLTQARELAGLSQKQLGILAGLDPAVASPRINQYERGKHEPQFKTAKQLANVLGVPEAFLYTEDELLAKLLLKWNTLTIRQKKNILKGIEQASARPRKVPSR comes from the coding sequence GTGGCTGGGCGAACGACTGAACACCCGGTTTTTGCGAGGCGGCTAACACAAGCGCGTGAGCTGGCCGGGCTATCGCAGAAGCAGCTCGGCATCCTCGCCGGCTTGGACCCCGCCGTGGCCTCACCGCGTATCAATCAGTACGAACGGGGCAAACATGAGCCCCAGTTCAAGACAGCCAAGCAGTTGGCCAATGTGCTCGGAGTCCCCGAGGCGTTCCTCTATACCGAAGACGAACTTCTTGCCAAGCTGCTTTTGAAGTGGAACACCCTGACTATCCGCCAGAAGAAAAACATCCTTAAGGGCATCGAACAGGCCTCGGCACGACCACGAAAAGTGCCGTCACGTTAG
- a CDS encoding antitoxin Xre/MbcA/ParS toxin-binding domain-containing protein, with protein sequence MAPGKESDRITHSVITERAVKGAAGVTARTTMRHHQRRPTGGAAILQVAKRIPDVHPDFPSQPCSGSRSMTEQGLLGPGLRTFFRIAEKWQISHAQQCLLLGCQDQQALDSLLDGDFAEMPRDVLVRISYFLGIYKALHTIFPNEHQADSWMIRPNSAPLFAGRSAINFVAEEGVDGLAALRKYLDEQLG encoded by the coding sequence ATGGCACCCGGCAAGGAATCAGATCGGATCACGCACTCTGTCATCACGGAGCGCGCCGTGAAGGGGGCAGCGGGAGTAACAGCTCGCACAACAATGCGTCACCATCAGCGCCGCCCCACGGGCGGCGCTGCCATTTTGCAGGTTGCTAAACGCATTCCAGACGTGCACCCTGACTTCCCTTCGCAACCGTGCAGTGGCAGCCGTTCTATGACCGAGCAAGGGCTGTTGGGCCCCGGCCTCCGGACGTTTTTCCGCATAGCCGAAAAGTGGCAAATATCCCACGCCCAACAGTGCTTACTGTTGGGCTGCCAAGATCAACAGGCTCTAGATTCATTGCTAGACGGCGACTTTGCAGAGATGCCTCGTGATGTACTCGTCCGCATCAGCTACTTTCTTGGCATCTATAAGGCCCTGCACACCATCTTCCCCAATGAACACCAGGCTGACAGTTGGATGATCCGCCCAAACAGTGCGCCGCTATTTGCCGGGCGATCCGCGATCAACTTTGTAGCGGAAGAGGGCGTCGATGGATTGGCCGCTTTGCGAAAATATCTGGATGAGCAACTAGGTTAG